The window ATATTATTTTGCCCTCGCCATtccatctaaggatctcaaatgGCTTTACTGACCTAACAAGCCTCCTGATGCCAGtaaccccatttcacagatggggaaactgaggcaaggagtgatgaagtgacttgcccacggccacagagtggcagagcagggaacggAACCCAAGAACAGCAGCTCAGAATCCCACTCCCGATCCCCTATTCGGCTCACGAGACAGCCCTCCTACCCTTGTCAGTCCAACAGAGATGACTGGAAGCATTCGTCTGCCGCCTGGCTACCCTTCAATGGAACACTTCCAGGGTTTACTCAGACCCTGCTTTGCTCTAGCTTCCCTGGtgcagcccagccccaagccaaTCACCTGCCCTACAAGGCCATCGGCTTTTTCCAGTTCTGACAAGCCAGCCGTGAGGAGGCCCAGAATGCCAACCTGCCTGGCAGGCAGCTCCAGCACGACAGCTGGTGCTGGGCTGCCCCACCATTGCCCGTAGGAGCCAGGATCGCATCTCTAGCTCCTCGGATGGCAGGAGGTAAAAGGGAAAGGTAGGGGGGCTAGTCCGAAATCAAAGGGAGGCATCAGCATTGATTAATGACCTTCATTTGCACATGAAACTGGaacctctcctcccctgcaggCCTTGCCCGTGCTGCTGTAACCAAGGCTGGAATAGGAGGAGGTAACCAAGGAGGAGGGACTCATTCATTGCCAGCCTTGAGCCTCTTCACGCTGTGTTCCCATTCAGTCCTGAATCTTGGCCTTCCTCCCACTCCATACTGCTTCAGTCCTGGCCTCCCCCTGCGCGCCATGTGCATCCAGTCTCAAGGACCCTCCTCGTTTGCTGCACTCCTTGGCCCTGCCTGCATGTTATAGTCATTGACCCCTGGTGTCCCAAGAGATGAGAGGTGGGGCTAAGCTGCCAACGTGGGTTCTGGACTCCAACTTCCCCCAGAGGACAGGGCTCTTCCTATCTGGTGAGGTTTGGTTTTGGAATGTTGGGCCGACGCTCAGTTTGTCTGAAATCAAAGAAACTGCCCGTTTATGCCAACTGaggtgctggcccaggggctctaGCCTGGAATGTCCCCTTTACTCATTGGTTCTCAAACTCACTCCTTATCCATGTTAAGTCAGCATTCCCCAGACAGGAGACTCTTTGTATCACAGACGCAACTGCAGAGTCAGTGTTTTCCCACGTAACAGGCTCATTGATCCAACTATGTCTTTCCTTTGGCTATTTTTCTTGATGCAAGGTTTTGCTAAATGCAGGATCTGCAAGGATTGCATTCTCTTTGCCAGGAGGAGACATGGGACGGGGTGAGTAAATTCAGCATGTGATGATACTGCCTTCCGGGCACCCTCCTTCTGCTGCTCACCCTCTTAAGTCAGCAGTGTGGCATAGAGGGCAGGAGTGAGCGTCAGAgcacctggattctgttcccagctctgccagtttgTGATGTTGACCAAAGCACTTAATTTCTTGGTGTCTCCCCTGTTCCTCAAAAGGGGGATCACAACACTTGGCAGTctttgtaaagcatgttgagaGCTTCAGTTAAAGCcacattcaatgaaactgaaaggcagaagatttcaaactgataaaaggagaggctttttattattattatttattattttattttgcataatGCTCggttggcctgtggaactcattgccacatgatatCATGGAGGCCAAGAGCCTAGCAGGGTTCAGACCAGGACGAGACTTTTATATGGCTAACAAGAACATCCAGAGTGGTGCTATTAAGGGATAAAAACACAATCCCCCAaggctggagtgcagctgtggGACCAGTGAGTGTGATGTGTTTAAAGGGCTGATCTGAATCCTGGTATGGGAGCAGGGCAGATAGAAGGGGGTTTTGTGGGCTCTACAAGGCCTGGACTCTTTGATGAGCTTGATGTTGATTATATGTTTATCTCAGGTGCAGCAAGGCGCCCAGGATTATGgcatcttcctcctgctccttgtcccctttctttttcttctgtgtcctGGTTCTCTCTGACATCCGCCCAGTGGGCTCCCTGGACCCTGGCACCCAGGACAAAAACATCCCAGAGAATAACAACAACCTTCAAAACCAGGAGCTGTGGCAGCATCCGCCCCGAGCAGGGCACCACCGCAGGCATGGTGGAGCCAAGAAGGACAGGGCCCATGGCATGCCTTCCAGAGGGCAGGTGTCTGGAGAAGAGGCCCTCAGGCTggcaagtgggactccagcagGGGAGGACCAGGGAGCAATCCAGCGGCCAGCTGCCCTGAAGCAGCAGAAGGATGTCTTTCTGGGCTTTGAGTTTCCATATCCTGAGGGGGAGAACCAGTCCCCGGGGTCGGAGAGGGGGAAGAAGCAGAACCGGGAGCACCGGCGGCACAGCCGCAGGGAAAGGCTGAAACAACACAGAGGTAGCAGAACCTTAAGGGACTCAAAGGGACCAAGGTCTCCTGGCCACTTCAGAGGGCGAAGTGtatgtgggtgtgggggaggggcagtgtgtgtgcagAAGGTGACTgagggggctcagtgtgggggggacAGTGGCTgaggaggggcagtgtgggggggaaggtggctggggaagggcagtgtgtgtgtggcaggggcagTATGGGGGGAAAGGTGACTGGGTTGGCACTTCCACAAtacagattaataataataataattaataatcaataAAAGTCTGTGTCAGCCCCTTCTGAACTTCCCCTGGGAGAGACGGATTTGGAATGAGACCCATTTgaactgcttcccccaccccacacaccttaAGGTCTAAACGCATTTGATGTCTGGCTCCAGATTTAAAGGCTGCAGGTGGTGTTGTGGTGTAACTATCCCCATGGGAAATTCGGTGGCCCCTAGCAAGGAAAGGGATGAGGAAGATTAAGTTGTTGTCCTTGTCACCTTCTGTAGGCAAAGGCCCTGACCCTGGGCCAAGCTCGCTGTATAAGAAGCCTGAAAACTTTGATGGGCAGTTTCAAAACCTCCAGGTGGAGGAATTCACGGGTCTGGCTCCCACGGTGCTCCTCTTCACCACGCTGGAGACAGCGGCTTCTACTGAGGAACCATCAGCTCTTCCAGCCGCATCCCTTCGGCCCCAGGTAAAGGTGCAGCTGTTAAACGCACTGGACTCTCCACCACAGCCgctggctggaattttcaaagtgacctaagggagttaggtgctcagCTGTCCTAAGTCAAGCTTGGTGGTGGTATGGAGGCTGATGATGGCTAGCTATCCCCACCTGGAGCCAGCAGGATCCTGGCAGAGGAGACAGGTAGCTGCTTGGTGCCACCATCTCCTTCACAGTGATCAGCTCTCTACTGAAAaacaccctctccccacccagtgTGAGACCCCAAGACTTCCCCATGAGCTACAAATGCCCTCCTGCCCCTTTCAGGCATCTACTTTCCAGGTGTATTGTCTGACGCAAAAGCTCTCCTAAAAAGTGCAGCTCCTTTCCTCAGAGACACCAGAGCATCTCCTCACTCAGGAAGATCACCTCCTTTGATTGAGACATCTCTCCTCACCCCTGCTAGCCACTCAGCTTCCCAAAAGCGGCCTGGTATAGAACGAGAGCTCGCCTGGAGAGACAGCGTGTCCCAGGATGTGTCAGGAGCCAGGAACTCATGAGTCCTCATgctgggctctgccactgacttgctctaTCGCCACGGggtaggattttcagaagcaagCAGCATTGACTTAACTGCTCCTGTTGAGGTCACCAGGAGTTTTATccttggcttcaatgggaacagtGAGGCCGATGCTGaaccatctgtgaaatgggggtaaAAATCCTCACTTCTGGGGAGTTAATGTCCTTAAAGTACCTGCTGACATTTGCCTGCGGGGCCTGACAGAAGGACGTCCTACTTACTGCCTTGCTTCTTGTCATCTGCAGGCCCGTGTCAGGCAAGGTGGGGACGTGATGCCCACGCTGGATATGGCTCTGTTTGATTGGACAGATTATGAAGACCTCAAGCCAGAAATGTGGCCATCTGCCAAGAAGAAAGGTATCCAGGGGACCTACCTGTACCCTCCACCATCTCTCTAAGGCTTGGGGTTCTCAGCTATCCTGGAAACTGGAGGACAGACTTGGGGATGAAGGAAGGAGTAGGAGAGACAGCCAAAAAGCTTAAGTTGTCTTATTGCATCGGTTAGATTGTGTAGCTGATTATACCTAACACACCCCTGCCATGTCTGTACCCAGACTTTGTGCTTGTCAAGATGAGGATGCACATTTTAGCTTTATAAGCTTCCATGCAAATACCCATCACAGACATTTCTCTATTGCCATGCAAAACCTGCTGAACCCTTGGTCTACCACAAAGGGCATTTGGATGGCATAAGACATAGATTTGCCAacttcttccttttattttattatctgaCACATATCTGGCTCCAGTCTGTTCAAGTCTCCATATTGAGCAAACCACATCTCTGCTGTATCGAGTGATTTATCAGGTTCAACTGGAAAGAGAACAGTGTTAGTGCCAACGGCTAAGGAATCTGTGATCGTTTTCCAAGAGCTAATCCACGAATCTAGCTATGGAAAGTATTGTTTTTATAACTATCTCCATTAGCTGGGGTTGATTCTTTTGACTCCTGCTAAACCCTTCCTCTGTCCACTTGTATTTCATGTTCTGGAGCAATTT of the Chrysemys picta bellii isolate R12L10 chromosome 21, ASM1138683v2, whole genome shotgun sequence genome contains:
- the DRAXIN gene encoding draxin isoform X1, yielding MSFLWLFFLMQGFAKCRICKDCILFARRRHGTGCSKAPRIMASSSCSLSPFFFFCVLVLSDIRPVGSLDPGTQDKNIPENNNNLQNQELWQHPPRAGHHRRHGGAKKDRAHGMPSRGQVSGEEALRLASGTPAGEDQGAIQRPAALKQQKDVFLGFEFPYPEGENQSPGSERGKKQNREHRRHSRRERLKQHRGKGPDPGPSSLYKKPENFDGQFQNLQVEEFTGLAPTVLLFTTLETAASTEEPSALPAASLRPQARVRQGGDVMPTLDMALFDWTDYEDLKPEMWPSAKKKEKHRSKSPSSGNETMAAEGEPCDHHLDCLPGSCCDLREHLCKPHNRGLNNKCYDDCMCTQGLRCYAKFHRNRRVTRRKGRCVEPESASGDQGSFINV
- the DRAXIN gene encoding draxin isoform X2: MASSSCSLSPFFFFCVLVLSDIRPVGSLDPGTQDKNIPENNNNLQNQELWQHPPRAGHHRRHGGAKKDRAHGMPSRGQVSGEEALRLASGTPAGEDQGAIQRPAALKQQKDVFLGFEFPYPEGENQSPGSERGKKQNREHRRHSRRERLKQHRGKGPDPGPSSLYKKPENFDGQFQNLQVEEFTGLAPTVLLFTTLETAASTEEPSALPAASLRPQARVRQGGDVMPTLDMALFDWTDYEDLKPEMWPSAKKKEKHRSKSPSSGNETMAAEGEPCDHHLDCLPGSCCDLREHLCKPHNRGLNNKCYDDCMCTQGLRCYAKFHRNRRVTRRKGRCVEPESASGDQGSFINV